In Chiloscyllium punctatum isolate Juve2018m chromosome 38, sChiPun1.3, whole genome shotgun sequence, a single genomic region encodes these proteins:
- the ankrd22 gene encoding ankyrin repeat domain-containing protein 22, whose product MGVFYSEPICQAAYENNFEELRKLLQENRDVNTQDDCYGDTPIIAACRAGRVELVQYLLRKAANVNIKNKKERTCLHYAVKRKFSFLDYLLIIILMPVLLLGYIIMESKKSRNEALIKMLLNAKVDINATDNKGNSALHYACQMKSKRIVSILTRANADTSIANKNGETPLDIATRLKFPQIVAMLQKES is encoded by the exons ccaatttGCCAAGCTGCTTATGAAAACAATTTTGAAGAGCTGAGGAAGCTGCTGCAGGAAAACCGAGACGTGAATACACAAGATGACTGTTATGGAGACACTCCCATCATTGCTGCATGTCGAGCTGGTCGTGTTGAACTGGTGCAGTACCTTTTAAGAAAAGCAGCCAACGTCAATATCAAAAACAAG AAGGAACGAACATGTTTACATTATGCTGTCAAGAGGAAGTTCTCCTTTCTGGATTACTTGCTAATCATTATCTTGATGCCTGTCCTGCTTTTGGGCTACATTATAATG GAATCAAAGAAGAGTCGGAATGAAGCATTGATCAAGATGTTGTTGAATGCTAAAGTGGATATAAATGCAACTGATAAT AAAGGTAATTCAGCACTTCATTATGCCTGTCAAATGAAGAGTAAAAGGATTGTGTCTATTCTTACTCGAGCAAATGCAGATACATCTATTGCTAATAAG AATGGAGAAACACCTCTGGATATTGCTACACGCCTAAAGTTTCCACAGATTGTTGCTATGTTACAGAAGGAATCATAA